In Bradyrhizobium guangdongense, the sequence GACCTCGCGGTCGATTCCGGGCTCGGCGTGATCATGGTTCGGCCGGACATGATGCGTTACGAGAAAGAGGCCGTGTTGCTCCACGAGATGCTGCACGCCTACCACGCGCGGCTGTTGCCGGACGGCTACGCCAACAAGGGCGTGATCAGCTACTACGTCTATGCCAAATCCAAGAACCTGCTGCCCAAGGAGGCCTACGCGCTGAAGAATCCCATGGAATTCTTTGCCGTGACCGCCAGCATCTTCCTGGCCGGCAAGAGCGACTACCAGGATCCCAAGACCCGCGAAGCGCTCAAGGAGAAGATGCCGGACTATTACAAATACCTGGTCGGCGTGTTCGGCTTCGACCCCGATCCGGCGGCCTCGAGCGGCCCGGTTGCCTCGCTGAAGTAAAGCCGGACGCAAGGCCTGAAAAAGCCGCGGAAAAGGCGCGCCGCGCAAAAGGCGCGGCTTTTCTGTTTTGTGGAGCGGAAGCTGCGGATGACGCCCTGGCAGGAATTGCCAAGCCGGGGGCTGATCTGCATAGTCCCGCCGCATCGATTGGGACTGCTTCGAAGAGGATGGAAGACATGGCGGACGCCGACCTGGATGTCGTGATCCGGCAACTGGCCAGACAGCTGCATACGGGCCTGATGTCCCGCGCCAAGGAGCGGCGGGATCGTTTCAACGGCCTTGCGGCCAAGGCCAAGGGCAAGGAGACCGGCACCCGCTTCAAGATGATGGCCAAGGCCACCATGGAGCAGGCCACCGCCGCCGCAAGGCGCCTGCAGATGTCCGCCGACAACGTCGCCGACAGCTACGCCCGCGCCATGCGGCTCGCCGCCAGCACGCCCGTCGAGGTGAAGGCGGAGAAGCCGGCGAAGGAAAAGCCTGCCAAGGATAAGCCGGCGAAGAAGGCTGCGAAGGCGAAGAAGGCGAAAGCCAAGAAGGCGGCCTAACTCACCGCTGCGGTGTGGAGACCTGGGTCGGCTCGGCGCGCGTGAGCTCGGCGAGCTTTGCGCGCGCGGTGTCGCGGGCGCGGCCGTCCTTGCCGGGAGGCAGCGCGAGAGCAGCCTCGAAATCGGCGCGCGCGTCCTCGGCCTGACCGCGGGCGAGAAAGGCAAGGCCGCGGTCGAGACGGGCCTGCGCGTCCGCGGGGTCGAGGCGGACCGCCGTGCTGTAGCTCAAGATCGCGCGGTCGAGATCGCCCTTGGCGGCGAGCGCGAAGCCCCGCTCGCGATACGGCACGGCCGGCCTGGGATCGAGCGCGATCGCCTCGTCGTAATCGGCAATCGCAAGATCCAGCTCCCCGTTCTGACGGTGCGCCTGCGCGCGGTCGCGATAGAGCGAAGCGCGGTTGGGATTGAGATGGATGGCCTCGTTGAAGTCCGCGATCGCCCGGCCGTTGTCGCCGTGGCGCAGCGCGATGCGCCCGCGCCCCTCATAGGCGAAGGCGATCAGGGAGCCGCGAAGCGGCGAGAAGCCGATCACGGCCGAGCAGATATCGGGCTCGTCCTCGTCGCCGCAATTCACGACCGTATGCGTGGACAGGCCAATGGCCACGCCCAGGACGATCAACAATGGCACCGCAGCTTTGGTCATGTTCGACCGTGGCCGGCGACAGGCCTGCCACGCATCCCCTTTCGAACCAATACTCTCTATCGGGTCATTAACACCGACAGACCTGCGCCTCTGTGCGCCAGGTCACAAAGCCGGGCAAATTGGCCCGGTTCCGTCAGCCCCAGGGACCACGGGCAGGGCCACGGGAAGGACCCGACGAGGACGAGCGGCCCCACGGGCCCTGCGGGGGATAGTTCTCGTTGGCGCCGACCGAAGGCGCAGCGCGCGTGCCGAGCTCGGCCGCGAGTTGCTGGAGCGCCGCGATGCGATTCTGCGTCGAGGGATGGGTGGCGAAGAGATTGTCGACGCCGTGGCCGGACAGCGGATTGATGATGAACATATGTGCAGTGGCGGGGTTTCGCTCCGCGTCGAAGTTCGGCACCTGATGCGCGGCATTTTCGATCTTCACCAGCGCCGACGCAAGCCACATCGGCTGCCCCGCGATGCGCGCGCCGAGATTGTCGGCGGCGTATTCGCGCGTGCGGCTGATCGCCATCTGCACCAGCATCGCGCCGAGGGGAGCAAGGATCATCATCAGGATCGAGCCGACGATGCCGGGGCCGTTGTTGTCGCGGTTGCCGCCGAAGAACATGCCGAACTGGGCCAGCATGGAGATCGCGCCGGCGATGGTCGCGGTCACGGTCATCAGCAGCGTGTCGTGATTCTTGATGTGCGCGAGCTCGTGCGCGATCACGCCGGCAAGCTCCTCGCGGCTGAGCTGGTTCATCAGGCCGACGGTGACGGCGACGGCGGCGTTCTCGGGATTGCGGCCTGTCGCGAACGCGTTGGGTTGCGCCTCGTCCATCAGGAACACGCGCGGCATCGGCAGGCCGGCGCGGCCCGCAAGCTCGGCAACGAGCCCGACGAGCTCCGGCGCGCTGCGACGGTCGACCTCATGGGCGCCGTACATCGAAAGCACCGCGCGGTCGGAGTTCCAGTAGGTGAAGAGGTTGGTCGCGGCAGCGATGACGAGCGCGATCATGGCGCCGCTGGCGCCGCCGATCAGATAACCCACCGCCATGAACAGGGCGGTGAGACCTGCGAGAAGCATTGCAGTACGCAGATAGTTCATGGCCGT encodes:
- the htpX gene encoding zinc metalloprotease HtpX, with translation MNYLRTAMLLAGLTALFMAVGYLIGGASGAMIALVIAAATNLFTYWNSDRAVLSMYGAHEVDRRSAPELVGLVAELAGRAGLPMPRVFLMDEAQPNAFATGRNPENAAVAVTVGLMNQLSREELAGVIAHELAHIKNHDTLLMTVTATIAGAISMLAQFGMFFGGNRDNNGPGIVGSILMMILAPLGAMLVQMAISRTREYAADNLGARIAGQPMWLASALVKIENAAHQVPNFDAERNPATAHMFIINPLSGHGVDNLFATHPSTQNRIAALQQLAAELGTRAAPSVGANENYPPQGPWGRSSSSGPSRGPARGPWG
- a CDS encoding tetratricopeptide repeat protein; amino-acid sequence: MTKAAVPLLIVLGVAIGLSTHTVVNCGDEDEPDICSAVIGFSPLRGSLIAFAYEGRGRIALRHGDNGRAIADFNEAIHLNPNRASLYRDRAQAHRQNGELDLAIADYDEAIALDPRPAVPYRERGFALAAKGDLDRAILSYSTAVRLDPADAQARLDRGLAFLARGQAEDARADFEAALALPPGKDGRARDTARAKLAELTRAEPTQVSTPQR